One Mycolicibacterium fortuitum subsp. fortuitum genomic window carries:
- a CDS encoding YqgE/AlgH family protein, translating into MAQSEDPEDFIAPAAHRVRPGTLLLANTDLLEPTFRRSVIYIVEHNAGGTLGVVLNRPSETAVYNVLPQWAKLATKPKTMFIGGPVKRDSALCLATLRVGMQADGVPGLRHVQGRVVMVDLDADPDTLAPAIEGVRIFAGYSGWTIGQLDGEIERDDWIVLSALPSDVLIEPRIDLWGRVLRRQPLPMSLLATHPIDVSRN; encoded by the coding sequence GTGGCGCAGTCAGAAGACCCGGAGGATTTCATCGCGCCTGCGGCGCATCGGGTGCGTCCGGGCACGCTGCTGCTGGCCAACACCGATCTGCTGGAGCCCACGTTCCGGCGCAGCGTCATCTACATCGTCGAGCACAACGCAGGCGGAACTCTCGGTGTGGTGCTGAACCGCCCCAGCGAGACGGCCGTCTACAACGTGCTGCCGCAGTGGGCCAAGCTCGCCACCAAGCCCAAGACGATGTTCATCGGCGGGCCGGTGAAGCGGGACTCGGCGTTGTGCCTGGCGACGCTGCGGGTCGGCATGCAGGCCGACGGTGTTCCGGGTCTTCGGCATGTGCAGGGGCGTGTGGTGATGGTGGATCTGGATGCTGATCCGGACACGCTGGCCCCCGCTATCGAAGGGGTGCGGATATTCGCCGGATACTCCGGCTGGACCATCGGCCAGCTCGATGGCGAGATCGAACGTGATGACTGGATCGTGCTCTCGGCGTTGCCGTCAGATGTGTTGATCGAGCCGCGGATCGACCTGTGGGGCCGGGTGTTGCGTCGTCAACCGTTGCCGATGTCGCTATTGGCCACGCACCCGATCGACGTCAGTCGCAACTGA
- a CDS encoding MFS transporter: MVQAHALRALWHSLRGMTEFRRLLELRAVSQFADGLFQAGLAGAILFNPERQAEPWQIAMAFAVMFLPYSVLGPFAGALLDRWDRRLVLIGANVGRLLVVVAVGVLLSFGVGDVPILCCALIVNGFTRFVSSGLSASLPDVVPADRVVTMNSVATAIGSLAAFLGADFMLVPRKLFGADDTGASVVMFMVALPVALALWLSVRFGPHVLGPHESKRAIHGSVAYAVSTGWVHGARTVLAVPSVAGTLAGLAAHRMAFGINSLLVLVIVRHTDNPDVTGLGLGSAVLFMAAGGVGQFAATVAAPAVIARFGRYATANGALGVAVVIQLVAIGLHVPVMLTCGLLLGAAGQLVKLCADSAMQIDVDDALRGHVFTVQDALFWISFVTAIALAATVIPADGHSPALVAAGAVAYLIGLGLHATVASPKRVAGPGLG, encoded by the coding sequence GTGGTTCAAGCTCACGCACTCCGTGCCCTGTGGCACTCGCTGCGTGGCATGACCGAATTCCGCCGCCTGCTGGAGTTGCGGGCGGTCAGCCAGTTCGCCGACGGGCTATTTCAGGCCGGGCTCGCCGGCGCGATCCTGTTCAACCCGGAGCGTCAGGCCGAGCCGTGGCAGATCGCGATGGCGTTCGCGGTGATGTTCCTGCCGTACTCGGTGCTCGGACCGTTCGCGGGGGCCCTGCTGGACCGGTGGGACCGCCGTCTGGTCCTCATCGGTGCCAACGTCGGACGGCTGCTCGTGGTGGTGGCGGTCGGCGTGCTGCTGTCGTTCGGAGTCGGCGACGTGCCGATCCTGTGCTGCGCCCTGATCGTCAACGGGTTCACCCGGTTCGTCTCTTCTGGTCTGTCCGCCTCGCTGCCCGATGTGGTGCCGGCCGACCGCGTGGTGACGATGAACTCCGTGGCCACCGCCATCGGCTCACTGGCGGCGTTCCTCGGCGCCGACTTCATGTTGGTGCCGCGCAAGCTGTTCGGGGCCGACGACACCGGTGCCTCGGTGGTCATGTTCATGGTGGCGCTGCCGGTGGCGCTGGCACTGTGGCTGTCGGTGCGCTTCGGCCCGCATGTGCTGGGCCCGCACGAAAGCAAACGCGCCATCCACGGCTCGGTGGCCTACGCCGTGTCCACGGGCTGGGTGCACGGTGCCCGCACGGTGCTAGCCGTGCCGTCCGTCGCCGGAACCCTGGCCGGACTCGCCGCCCACCGCATGGCGTTCGGCATCAACTCGCTGCTGGTGCTGGTGATCGTGCGGCACACCGACAACCCCGACGTGACCGGGCTGGGGCTGGGCAGCGCCGTGCTGTTCATGGCGGCCGGCGGTGTCGGCCAGTTCGCGGCCACGGTGGCCGCCCCCGCGGTGATCGCCCGGTTCGGCCGCTATGCCACGGCCAACGGCGCCCTCGGCGTGGCGGTGGTAATCCAGCTGGTGGCCATCGGACTGCACGTACCCGTGATGCTGACGTGCGGCCTGCTGCTCGGCGCGGCCGGGCAGCTGGTGAAACTGTGTGCGGACTCGGCGATGCAGATCGACGTCGACGATGCCCTGCGCGGGCACGTGTTCACCGTGCAGGACGCGCTGTTCTGGATCTCGTTCGTCACCGCGATCGCACTGGCGGCCACGGTGATCCCCGCCGACGGGCACTCTCCTGCCCTGGTCGCCGCCGGCGCGGTGGCGTATCTGATCGGGCTGGGCCTGCACGCCACTGTGGCATCCCCGAAGCGGGTGGCCGGGCCGGGTCTAGGCTGA
- a CDS encoding TIGR03084 family metal-binding protein, with protein MVSAGPIVADLSAESDELDALVADLPPERWATATPAEGWTIAHQIAHLLWTDRVSVIAITDQDGFDAVLAEAMKNPTGFVDAAAEELALTPPEQLLADWRETRTKLHTELANVAEGRKLPWFGPPMSATSMATARMMETWAHGLDVADALGVRRPATARLRSIAHIGVRTRDFAFSVHGLTPPAEPFRVELTAPDGSLWEWGPTDATQRVTGSAEDFCMLVTQRRAPAELDVTADGDDAAKWLTIAQAFAGPPGAGRG; from the coding sequence ATGGTGAGCGCCGGGCCGATCGTGGCCGACCTGTCCGCCGAGAGCGATGAACTCGACGCCCTCGTGGCCGATCTGCCGCCCGAACGCTGGGCCACCGCCACCCCCGCCGAAGGCTGGACCATCGCCCATCAGATCGCCCACCTGTTGTGGACCGATCGGGTGTCGGTCATCGCGATCACCGACCAGGACGGCTTCGACGCCGTGCTGGCCGAGGCGATGAAGAACCCGACCGGGTTCGTCGACGCCGCGGCCGAAGAACTCGCGCTGACGCCACCGGAGCAGTTACTGGCAGACTGGCGCGAGACCCGCACGAAGCTGCACACCGAACTGGCGAACGTGGCCGAGGGCCGCAAGCTGCCGTGGTTCGGCCCGCCGATGAGCGCCACCTCGATGGCTACCGCCCGCATGATGGAGACCTGGGCGCACGGCCTGGACGTGGCAGACGCGCTCGGGGTGCGTCGGCCCGCCACCGCGCGGCTGCGCTCCATTGCCCATATAGGCGTTCGCACAAGGGATTTCGCGTTCTCTGTGCACGGGCTGACCCCGCCGGCCGAGCCGTTCCGGGTGGAGCTCACCGCACCCGATGGCTCGCTGTGGGAGTGGGGCCCGACAGACGCGACTCAACGCGTGACGGGTTCTGCCGAAGACTTCTGCATGCTGGTCACCCAGCGGCGGGCTCCCGCCGAACTGGACGTGACCGCCGACGGCGACGATGCCGCCAAGTGGTTGACGATCGCGCAGGCCTTCGCCGGGCCTCCGGGCGCCGGGCGGGGCTGA
- a CDS encoding CCA tRNA nucleotidyltransferase yields the protein MSDAVVTDAELLAGAWVALNHRAEVLRALGAVFAAAGHELYLVGGSVRDALLGRLTEHSDLDFTTDARPEQMLKILRPWADALWETGIEFGTIGVGKRVGGIEHRLEITTFRADSYDQVSRNPTVEFGDNLGDDLVRRDFTVNAMAVRITADGPAEFHDPLGGLAAVQAKVLDTPSAPEVSFGDDPLRMLRAARFVSQLGFSVAPRVLEALLEMAPQLERITVERVAAELDKLLLGVDPVAGVDLMVQTGLGEVVLPEVGEMRMAIDEHHQHKDVYWHSLTVLRQAVDLEDDGPDLVLRWAALLHDIGKPATRKHESDGGVSFHHHEVVGAKMTRKRMRALKYSKQMVDDVSQLVYLHLRFHGYADERGTGKWTDSAVRRYVTDAGPLLGRLHKLVRADCTTRNKRRAARLQANYDDLENRIAELAAKEDLQRVRPDLDGNEIMEILGIPAGPQVGEAWKYLKELRLDHGPLSREQAVDELLKWWNARG from the coding sequence GTGTCCGACGCTGTTGTTACTGATGCCGAATTGCTGGCCGGCGCATGGGTCGCGCTGAACCACCGCGCCGAGGTGCTGCGCGCGCTCGGCGCGGTGTTCGCTGCAGCGGGCCACGAGCTGTATCTGGTCGGCGGCAGTGTGCGCGACGCGCTGCTGGGCCGGTTGACCGAGCACAGCGATCTGGATTTCACCACCGACGCCCGCCCGGAGCAGATGCTGAAGATTCTGCGCCCGTGGGCCGACGCGCTGTGGGAGACCGGCATCGAGTTCGGCACCATCGGTGTGGGCAAGCGGGTGGGCGGCATCGAGCACCGCCTCGAGATCACCACGTTCCGGGCGGACAGCTATGACCAGGTGTCCCGGAATCCGACCGTGGAGTTCGGCGACAACCTCGGTGATGACCTGGTGCGCCGGGACTTCACCGTCAACGCCATGGCGGTACGTATCACCGCCGACGGCCCCGCCGAATTCCATGATCCTCTGGGCGGTTTGGCGGCCGTACAGGCCAAGGTGCTCGACACGCCCTCGGCGCCCGAGGTGTCCTTCGGCGACGATCCGCTGCGGATGCTGCGCGCGGCCAGGTTCGTTTCGCAGCTCGGCTTCTCGGTGGCGCCGCGGGTGCTCGAGGCACTGCTGGAAATGGCCCCGCAGCTGGAGCGCATCACCGTCGAGCGTGTCGCCGCAGAACTGGACAAGCTGCTGCTGGGCGTCGACCCGGTGGCCGGGGTCGATCTGATGGTGCAGACCGGGCTGGGCGAAGTGGTGTTGCCGGAGGTCGGCGAGATGCGGATGGCCATCGATGAACACCACCAGCACAAGGATGTGTACTGGCATTCGCTGACGGTCCTCCGTCAGGCGGTCGATCTCGAGGACGACGGCCCCGATCTCGTATTGCGTTGGGCGGCACTGCTACACGACATCGGCAAGCCCGCCACCCGCAAGCACGAATCCGATGGTGGGGTGAGCTTTCACCACCACGAGGTGGTCGGCGCCAAGATGACCCGCAAGCGGATGCGCGCGCTCAAGTACTCCAAGCAGATGGTCGACGACGTGTCACAGCTGGTGTACCTGCACCTGCGGTTCCACGGCTACGCCGATGAGCGGGGCACCGGCAAGTGGACCGATTCGGCGGTGCGGCGTTACGTCACCGACGCCGGTCCGCTGCTCGGCCGGCTGCACAAGCTGGTGCGTGCCGACTGCACCACCCGCAACAAGCGCCGGGCCGCCCGGCTGCAGGCCAACTACGACGATCTGGAGAACCGGATCGCCGAGCTGGCTGCCAAGGAGGATCTGCAGCGGGTCCGGCCGGACCTCGACGGCAACGAGATCATGGAGATCCTCGGTATCCCGGCGGGCCCGCAGGTCGGCGAGGCGTGGAAATACCTCAAGGAACTGCGGCTCGACCACGGGCCGCTGTCCCGCGAGCAGGCGGTCGACGAATTGCTGAAATGGTGGAACGCGAGGGGCTGA
- a CDS encoding LpqN/LpqT family lipoprotein has product MIELTRRWRVLAAGAAVGVAGVVGFTGQTASAEPLLPAPSVPGPVTVTQTVTVAPGVSPAAAPVAPAVPAAPGVPAVPAAVPAVATPAPVARTITPASSGTLAEFFKSKGVKMEPQVSHDFKALSIVLPMPSGWTKVPDPNVPDAFAVIADRSSTDLYTPNAQVVVYKLVGNFDPVEAASHGFVDTQQLQNWRPTDMAMGDFNGFPSAFIEGSYQSGSQVLNTSRRHILATAGPDRYLVSLSVNYSAANQGVSAAADAADAIVSGFKVSAPAPAAPPPPATPAPAAPAPQAGLPQLLGLQG; this is encoded by the coding sequence ATGATCGAGTTGACCCGCCGGTGGCGGGTGCTGGCAGCGGGCGCGGCAGTCGGTGTGGCCGGGGTTGTCGGTTTTACCGGTCAGACCGCCTCGGCCGAGCCTCTTCTTCCGGCTCCCAGCGTCCCGGGCCCGGTAACGGTGACCCAGACCGTGACGGTCGCACCGGGCGTTTCCCCCGCCGCAGCGCCCGTCGCTCCTGCCGTACCGGCGGCCCCGGGCGTGCCGGCCGTGCCGGCTGCCGTGCCGGCCGTCGCGACACCGGCGCCGGTCGCCCGGACCATCACCCCCGCCTCTTCGGGCACCCTCGCCGAGTTCTTCAAGAGCAAGGGCGTCAAGATGGAGCCCCAGGTCAGCCACGACTTCAAGGCGCTGAGCATCGTCCTGCCGATGCCGTCGGGCTGGACCAAAGTGCCCGACCCCAACGTTCCCGACGCCTTCGCGGTGATCGCCGATCGCTCCAGCACCGACCTGTACACCCCGAACGCCCAGGTGGTGGTCTACAAGCTCGTCGGCAATTTCGACCCCGTCGAGGCGGCCAGCCACGGTTTCGTCGACACCCAGCAGTTGCAGAACTGGCGGCCCACCGACATGGCCATGGGTGATTTCAACGGCTTCCCGTCTGCCTTCATCGAAGGTAGCTACCAGTCCGGCAGCCAGGTGCTCAACACCTCACGCAGGCACATCCTGGCCACCGCCGGCCCGGACCGTTACCTGGTCTCGCTCTCGGTGAACTACTCGGCGGCCAACCAGGGTGTTTCCGCGGCTGCCGACGCCGCAGACGCGATCGTGTCCGGGTTCAAGGTCAGTGCGCCCGCCCCGGCTGCTCCCCCGCCGCCAGCTACGCCCGCACCGGCCGCACCGGCGCCGCAAGCAGGTTTGCCCCAGCTCCTGGGCCTGCAAGGCTGA
- a CDS encoding NUDIX hydrolase produces the protein MSDGEQAKPRRRRSRRRGRRRAQRAAGPPTGDQGKDAGNHTDTGEAGLAAADTAPTPRDQSKQHKSRPRRPPERLRTVHETSAGGLVIDGIDGPKDTQVAALIGRVDRRGRMLWSLPKGHIELGETAEQTAIREVAEETGIRGDVLAALGSIDYWFVTEGRRVHKTVHHYLMRFQGGELSDDDVEVTEVAWVPLRDLASRLAYADERKLAEVAGELIDKLHTDGPGALPPLPRSAPRRRPQTHSHARNHRRDESAQPQPRRRTNGCGQGP, from the coding sequence GTGTCGGACGGCGAACAGGCCAAACCACGACGGCGCCGCAGTCGGCGTCGTGGCCGTCGTCGTGCACAGAGGGCGGCGGGGCCACCGACCGGTGATCAGGGCAAAGATGCCGGCAACCACACCGACACCGGCGAGGCCGGGCTCGCCGCAGCCGATACCGCTCCGACCCCGCGTGACCAGTCCAAGCAACACAAATCACGCCCGCGGCGGCCACCGGAGCGGCTGCGGACCGTTCACGAGACCTCGGCAGGCGGTCTGGTCATCGACGGCATCGACGGGCCCAAGGACACCCAGGTGGCGGCCTTGATCGGCCGGGTCGACCGCAGGGGCCGCATGCTGTGGTCCCTGCCCAAAGGACACATCGAACTGGGCGAGACGGCCGAACAGACCGCGATCCGCGAGGTCGCCGAGGAGACCGGGATCCGCGGCGACGTACTGGCCGCCCTCGGCAGCATCGACTACTGGTTCGTCACCGAGGGACGCCGGGTGCACAAGACCGTGCATCACTACCTGATGCGCTTCCAGGGCGGCGAACTCTCCGACGACGACGTCGAGGTGACCGAGGTCGCCTGGGTCCCGCTGCGGGACCTGGCGTCCCGGCTGGCCTACGCCGACGAGCGCAAGCTCGCCGAGGTGGCCGGAGAACTCATCGACAAGCTGCACACCGACGGGCCGGGTGCCCTGCCCCCGCTGCCCCGCAGCGCGCCCCGGCGGCGCCCCCAGACGCACTCGCACGCCCGTAACCACCGCCGCGACGAATCCGCACAACCCCAGCCCCGCCGGCGCACGAACGGATGCGGACAGGGGCCGTGA
- the leuS gene encoding leucine--tRNA ligase translates to MIEPATTTESGQTGPETDTPQHRYTAELAGQIEQSWQQTWAELGTFNVANPVGSLAPQDGSPLPEDKMFVQDMFPYPSGEGLHVGHPLGYIATDVYARYYRMTGRNVLHALGFDAFGLPAEQYAVQTGTHPRTRTEANIVNFRRQLGRLGLGHDSRRSFATTDVDFYKWTQWIFLKIYNAWFDTAAKKARPISELVAEFESGARTLDDGRAWAELSAAERADVVDGYRLVYRADSMVNWCPGLGTVLANEEVTSDGRSDRGNFPVFRKRLRQWMMRITAYSDRLLDDLEVLDWPDKVKSMQRNWIGRSTGASVEFGTAAGDVEVFTTRPDTLFGATYLVLAPEHDLVDALVADSWPGGTDSRWTFGAATPAEAVAAYRAGIAAKSDLERQENKTKTGVFLGAYATNPVNGQQVPVFIADYVLAGYGTGAIMAVPGGDQRDWDFATEFGLPIIEVVAGGDITEAAYNGDGTMVNSGYLNGLTVAEAKQKVIEHLEADGRGRARIEYKLRDWLFARQRYWGEPFPIVYDAEGRAHALPESALPVELPDIPDYSPVSFDPDDADSEPSPPLGKATEWVHVELDLGDGLQTYTRDTNVMPQWAGSSWYELRYTDPHNSEELCAKENEAYWMGPRPAEHGPNDPGGVDLYVGGVEHAVLHLLYSRFWHKVLFDLGIVSSSEPYRRLVNQGYIQAFAYTDSRGSYVPAAEVVEREGKFFWPGPDGEIEVNQEFGKIGKSLKNSVSPDEICDEYGADTLRVYEMSMGPLEASRPWATKDVVGAHRFLQRVWRVVVDESTGATSVNEHEALDADTLKILHRTIAGVTEDYAALRNNTAAAKLIEYTNHLTKEGVSARAAIEPLVLMVAPLAPHLAEELWKRLGHDTSLAHGPFPQADPQYLVDDTIEFPVQVNGKVRGKITVAADLDKAGLEAAALADEKVQAFLDGATPKKVIVVPGRLVNLVV, encoded by the coding sequence GTGATCGAACCCGCCACCACTACCGAGTCTGGGCAGACTGGCCCGGAAACGGACACCCCGCAGCACCGTTACACCGCGGAACTGGCGGGTCAGATCGAGCAGTCCTGGCAGCAGACCTGGGCCGAGCTCGGCACCTTCAACGTTGCCAACCCGGTTGGCTCGCTGGCACCACAGGACGGCTCGCCGCTGCCGGAAGACAAGATGTTCGTCCAGGACATGTTCCCGTACCCCTCGGGTGAGGGTCTGCACGTCGGGCACCCGCTGGGCTACATCGCCACTGATGTCTACGCGCGCTACTACCGGATGACGGGCCGCAACGTGCTGCACGCGCTGGGCTTCGATGCGTTCGGTCTGCCTGCCGAGCAGTACGCGGTCCAGACCGGGACGCACCCGCGCACCCGCACCGAGGCCAACATCGTCAACTTCCGCAGGCAGCTGGGTCGGCTGGGTCTGGGCCACGATTCGCGGCGCAGCTTCGCCACCACCGATGTGGACTTCTACAAGTGGACGCAGTGGATCTTCCTGAAGATCTACAACGCCTGGTTCGATACCGCGGCCAAGAAGGCCCGGCCGATTTCCGAGCTGGTGGCCGAATTCGAGTCGGGGGCCCGCACTCTCGACGACGGCAGGGCCTGGGCCGAGCTGTCCGCGGCCGAGCGGGCCGACGTGGTGGACGGCTACCGGTTGGTCTACCGCGCCGATTCGATGGTGAACTGGTGCCCCGGACTGGGCACGGTGCTGGCCAATGAAGAAGTCACTTCTGACGGCCGTAGCGACCGCGGCAATTTCCCGGTGTTCCGGAAGCGGCTGCGGCAGTGGATGATGCGCATCACGGCTTACTCCGACCGGCTGCTCGACGATCTCGAAGTGCTGGACTGGCCGGACAAGGTCAAGTCCATGCAGCGCAACTGGATCGGCCGGTCCACCGGGGCATCGGTGGAGTTCGGTACCGCGGCCGGTGATGTCGAGGTTTTCACCACCCGCCCGGATACCCTTTTCGGCGCCACCTACCTGGTGTTGGCCCCCGAGCACGATCTGGTCGACGCGCTGGTGGCCGATTCGTGGCCAGGAGGCACCGATTCGCGGTGGACGTTCGGTGCGGCGACGCCGGCCGAGGCGGTCGCCGCCTACCGCGCCGGGATCGCAGCCAAGTCGGATCTGGAGCGCCAGGAGAACAAGACCAAGACCGGTGTGTTCCTCGGTGCCTACGCCACCAATCCGGTCAACGGACAGCAGGTGCCTGTCTTCATCGCCGACTACGTGCTGGCCGGATACGGCACCGGCGCCATCATGGCGGTGCCCGGTGGCGACCAGCGAGACTGGGACTTCGCTACCGAGTTCGGCCTGCCCATCATCGAGGTGGTCGCCGGCGGTGACATCACCGAGGCGGCCTACAACGGTGACGGAACCATGGTCAATTCCGGCTACCTGAACGGGTTGACGGTGGCCGAGGCCAAGCAGAAAGTCATCGAACACCTCGAAGCCGACGGTCGTGGCCGGGCGCGCATCGAGTACAAGCTGCGGGATTGGCTGTTCGCCCGGCAGCGGTACTGGGGTGAGCCGTTCCCGATCGTCTACGACGCCGAGGGCCGCGCCCATGCTCTGCCGGAATCGGCTCTGCCGGTGGAACTTCCGGACATCCCGGACTACTCGCCGGTGTCCTTCGATCCCGACGACGCCGACAGTGAACCGTCGCCGCCGCTGGGCAAGGCCACCGAGTGGGTGCATGTCGAGTTGGATCTGGGTGACGGGTTGCAGACCTACACCCGCGACACCAACGTGATGCCGCAGTGGGCGGGCAGCTCCTGGTACGAGCTGCGTTACACCGACCCGCACAATTCAGAAGAGTTGTGCGCCAAGGAGAACGAGGCCTACTGGATGGGCCCGCGCCCCGCCGAGCACGGCCCGAACGATCCGGGTGGCGTCGATCTCTACGTCGGTGGCGTGGAGCACGCGGTGCTGCACCTGCTGTACTCCCGGTTCTGGCACAAGGTGCTCTTCGACCTCGGCATCGTCAGCTCGAGCGAGCCGTACCGCCGTCTGGTCAACCAGGGTTACATCCAGGCCTTCGCCTACACCGATTCGCGCGGAAGTTATGTGCCTGCGGCCGAAGTCGTTGAGCGCGAAGGGAAGTTCTTCTGGCCCGGCCCGGACGGTGAAATCGAGGTGAACCAGGAGTTCGGCAAGATCGGCAAGAGCCTGAAGAACTCCGTCTCACCGGACGAGATCTGCGACGAGTACGGTGCGGACACCCTGCGGGTCTACGAGATGTCGATGGGGCCGCTGGAGGCGTCGCGGCCGTGGGCGACCAAGGATGTCGTCGGTGCGCACCGCTTCCTGCAGCGGGTGTGGCGCGTGGTGGTCGATGAGTCCACCGGGGCGACGTCGGTCAACGAGCACGAGGCCCTCGACGCCGACACCCTCAAGATCCTGCACCGCACGATCGCCGGCGTGACCGAAGACTATGCGGCACTTCGCAACAACACCGCGGCCGCCAAGCTGATCGAGTACACCAACCACCTCACCAAGGAGGGTGTCTCGGCCCGCGCCGCCATCGAGCCGCTGGTCCTCATGGTGGCCCCGTTGGCCCCCCACCTGGCCGAGGAGTTGTGGAAGCGGCTGGGCCACGACACTTCGCTGGCGCACGGGCCGTTCCCGCAGGCTGATCCGCAGTACCTGGTGGACGACACCATCGAGTTTCCGGTTCAGGTCAACGGCAAGGTGCGCGGCAAGATCACCGTGGCCGCCGATCTGGACAAGGCCGGGCTGGAAGCCGCGGCGCTGGCCGACGAGAAGGTCCAGGCGTTCCTGGACGGTGCCACCCCGAAGAAGGTCATCGTGGTGCCGGGCCGCCTGGTCAACCTCGTCGTCTAG